In a genomic window of Cynocephalus volans isolate mCynVol1 chromosome 1, mCynVol1.pri, whole genome shotgun sequence:
- the WFDC3 gene encoding WAP four-disulfide core domain protein 3 — MMLSCLFLLKAFLVLGFLASWVTAGEHVKEGECPPDKNPCKELCQDNESCPAGQKCCSTGCGRVCQRVVPKGRKGDCPSVVRKQSCFNRCITDETCPGVKKCCMFGCNKSCVVPVSKQKLAEIGGECPADPLPCEELCDEDASCPQGHKCCSTGCGHACRGDIKGGRDGDCPNILVGLCIVGCMMDENCEAGEKCCKSGCGRFCVPPVLPSKQTMNPNWTIRSDAELEIPVP, encoded by the exons ATGATGTTAAGCTGCCTCTTCCTTCTGAAGGCATTTCTTGTTCTTGGGTTCCTGGCATCATGGGTAACTGCAGGAGAGCATG TAAAAGAAGGAGAATGCCCTCCTGATAAGAACCCATGCAAAGAGCTGTGCCAAGACAACGAATCGTGTCCAGCTGGGCAGAAGTGCTGCAGCACAGGCTGTGGTCGGGTCTGCCAAAGAGTCGTTCCTAAGG GGAGGAAAGGAGATTGTCCCAGTGTTGTTCGGAAACAATCCTGTTTTAATAGGTGCATCACTGATGAAACATGTCCAGGTGTAAAGAAATGCTGCATGTTTGGCTGCAACAAGAGCTGCGTAGTTCCAGTCTCTAAACAGAAAC TGGCAGAGATTGGTGGTGAATGTCCTGCCGACCCCCTTCCATGTGAGGAGCTGTGTGATGAGGATGCGTCCTGTCCCCAAGGGCATAAATGCTGTAGCACCGGCTGTGGCCACGCCTGCCGTGGAGACATTAAGGGAG GGCGGGATGGTGACTGTCCAAACATTCTGGTGGGCCTGTGTATCGTTGGCTGCATGATGGATGAGAACTGTGAAGCTGGGGAAAAGTGCTGCAAGTCAGGCTGTGGCCGCTTCTGTGTCCCGCCGGTCCTGCCATCCAAACAGACCATGAACCCCAACTGGACCATCAGGTCTGATGCTGAATTAG AGATCCCGGTGCCCTAG